CGCCCAGGAAGCACACGAAGCGATCCGACCGACCGACGTGTTCCGCAAACCCAAGGACATGGCCGGCCACTTGGATGCGGATCAGCTCAAACTCTACGAATTGATTTGGAAACGCACCGTCGCGTGTCAGATGGAACCCGTGGTCCTCGACCAGGTCGCCGTCGACATCGCCCAGGCGGAACGCACCGTGGTGATGCGCGCCACCGGCTCGATGATCGCGTTCGACGGTTTTTACCGGCTCTACACCGAAGGCCGTGACGACGACAACGGCAAGGGCGACGATGAAGAACGCATCCTGCCGGACATGCGCGAAGGGCAAGCCCTGGGCCTCAAGGAAGTGCTGCCCGAACAGCACTTCACCCAGCCGCCGCCGCGCTATTCCGAAGCCAGCCTGGTCAAGAAGCTCGAAGAACTGGGCATCGGCCGCCCGTCGACCTACGCGTCGATCATTTCGGTGCTGCAAGACCGCAACTACGTGACCTTGGACAAGCGCCGCTTCTTCCCCGAAGACCGTGGCCGCTTGGTGACCACCTTCCTGCAGAGCTTTTTCGAACGCTACGTCGAGTACGGCTTCACCGCCGATTTGGAAGAAAAGCTCGACGACATTTCCGGCGGCCGCATCAAGTGGAAAACGGTGCTCGACGAGTTCTGGCGCAATTTCTCCGCCGACGTCGACGGCATCAAGGAACTGCGCGTGCGCGAGGTGCTCGACACCTTGGACGAAGTGCTCGCCCCGCACTTTTTCCCCGAACCGGAAAAAGCAGGCGACCCCGACCCGCGCAAGTGCCCGACCTGCGACGACGGCAAGCTGTCTTTGAAACTGGGCAAGTTCGGCGCCTTCATCGGTTGCTCCAACTATCCCGAATGCCGCTTCACCCGTCCGCTGGTGACGCCGCAAAACGGCGACGGCGACCCGTTGGCGGCCGAGCTGGAAAAAGGCCCCAAGGTTTTGGGCGTCGATCCCGAAACCCAGTTGGAAGTGACGTTACGCAAAGGTCCTTACGGCGTTTACGTGCAGCGCGGCGACGTCGACCCCGAAGATAAGAAGTTCAAGCCCAAGCGCTCGTCCCTGCCGATGGGTGAAAATGCCGCTGAACTGACGTTTGAACGCGCTTTGGGATTGTTGAGCCTGCCGCGCAAAATCGGACCGCACCCCGAAGACGGGCAGATGATCCAAGCCGGCATCGGACGCTTCGGCCCCTATCTGCAATACGCCGGCATGTACGTGTCGCTCAAGGAAGACGACCCGGTGGAAATCGGTCTCAACCGCGCGGTGACACTGATTGCCGACAGCGGCAAGAAGCCGCCCGTGGAAGTCGGCAAGCACCCCGACGACAACAAGCCGATCTTGCTGAAGACCGGACGCTGGGGGCCGTTCATCACCCACAACCGCGACCGTGCCAACTTGCCCAAAGACTTGGACAAGGACGACCTGACGCTGGAAAAAGCGATTGAGCTGATCAACGCCAAGGCCAAGCCGAAAAAGGCCCCGGCGAAGAAAAAAGCCTCGCCCAAAAAAGCCACTGCGAAAAAGCCCGCAGCCAAGAAAAAAGCGCCGGTGAAGAAAAAAGCCGCACCCAAAACGAAGCCGAAGGCTGACACAGAGAAGGCCGCCAGCTAAGCTGGTCACATGTCAAAACACACACCCCATGTTGCACCGTTCCCGACCAAGGAACAGATCCTTGAATTCATCAAGGACAGTCCCGGCCGCGTCGGCAAACGCGAGATCGCGCGCGCGTTCCATTTGGATGCGGAACAAAAGATGCAGCTCAAGAAAGTCCTGAAAGATCTCAAGGACGAAGGCCAGCTGCAATCCAGCCGCAAACGGTTCGCCGACCCCACCGCGTTGCCGCCGGTAACGGTGCTGGAAGTCACCGCCACCGACCTCGACGGCGAACTGTTGGCGCGTCCGGTGGTGTGGGATTCGCCGCTGGAACCGCCGGTGATCTACATGGCCCCGGTACGCCGCGGCCAGGGTGCATTGGGCATCGGCGACAGGGTGCTGGCGCGCATGACGCGCATCGACGACACCGAAGACGGCAAACCCGCATATGAAGGCAACACCATCCGCCGCCTGGAGCACGCCCCCGCCGACGTGTTGGGGGTCTATAAGCTCGACCGTGCGGGCAACGGGCGCTTGCGTTCCACCGACCGCCGCCAAAAAGATGAATTTGTCGTCGTCGATCTCAACGACATCGACATCGCCGAAGGCGATCTGGTGCGCGCCGAGGTGCTGCCGGGCAAGAAGCTCGGCCTACGCCAAGTAAAACTGCGCGAAAAGATCAACCGCACCGGCGCGCAGGCGATCACCCAAATCGCCATATACGACCGCTCCATCCCGGTCGAGTTTCCCGAAGACGCCCTTAAACAGGCCCGCGCCGCCGGTCCCGCGACCATGGAAAACCGCGTCGATCTGCGCGACGTACCGCTGATCACCATCGACGGCGAGGACGCGCGCGATTTCGACGACGCGGTGTTCGCCGAGGCCGACGACGATCCCAACAATCCTGGCGGCTGGCATCTGATCGTCGCCATCGCCGACGTCAGTTGGTACGTGCGGCCAAACGATGCGCTCGACCAGTCGGCGTTCGTGCGTGGCAATTCGGTCTATTTCCCCGACCGGGTGGTGCCGATGCTGCCCGAAGAGCTCAGCAATGGCTGGTGCTCGCTTCGTCCCGACGAAGACCATCCGTGTCTCGCCGCCCACATGTGGATCGATTCTGAGGGCCACCTGAAACGCCATAAGTTCGTGCGCGCGATGATGAGATCGGTGGCCCGCACCACCTATACGCAGATCGAAAACGCCCATGACGGCAAGCCCGACGACCTGACGACACCGCTGCTGGAGCCGGTCATCGCGCCGCTCTATGGCGCTTACCGGACCCTTTTAAAGGCCCGCGAGCAGCGCGGCGTGTTGGAACTCGATCTCGCTGAGCGCCAGATCGTCTTGGCTGATGACGGCACCGTCGCCAAGGTGGTCGAGCGCGAGCGCTTCGACAGCCACAAGCTGATCGAAGAATTCATGGTGCTGGCCAACGTCGCGGCGGCGGAAACGCTGGAACGCCTCAAGCAACCGTGCATGTACCGCATCCACGACGAGCCGTCGTTGGAAAAGCTCGAAAGCCTGCGCGAGTTTCTCGAAGGCGTGAACATCCCCTTCGCCAAGGGCCAAGTAGTGCGCGCCAGCCACTTCAACCAGATCCTCGCCAAGGTCAAGGATACTGCCAACAGCCACTTGGTCAGCGAGGTGGTGCTGCGATCCCAGGCGCAGGCCGTTTACAGCCCAGAAAACATCGGCCACTTCGGCTTGGCGCTGCGTCGCTATTGCCACTTCACGTCACCGATCCGCCGCTATGCGGACCTGTTGGTGCACCGCGCGCTGGTGCGCGGCTTGAAGCTCGGCGAGGGCGGCCTGGAAGACGATCACAAGGACTTCAAGGACCAGGGCGAACACCTGTCGGTGACCGAGCGCAACGCCGCCGGTGCCGAACGCGATGCGGTGGACCGCTTCACCGCGCTCTATCTGTCCGACAAGGTCGGCAACATCTTCAAGGGCCGCATCAACGGCGTGACGCGCTTTGGCGTGTTCGTGACCTTGGACGAAACCGGCGCGGACGGTTTGGTGCCGATCCGCTCGCTGGGTGAGGACTTCTTCGTTCACGACGAACACAACCACGTTCTGTGGGGTCGTGAGACCGGCTATGAATATCACCTTGGCGACAAGGTCGAGGTCTTGATCGTCGAAGCCGATCCGATCACGGGCTCGACCGTGTTTCAAATCACCCAAGGCGGTCGCCAAGGCAAACCGCGACCGGATGGACGCGGCAAAGGAAAATTCGCAGGCGCACCGGGCAAAGGCCGTCCCGTTGGTAAAGCCAACGGCAAGCCGAAAAAGTCCAAAGGCAAGTCGCGCGCATCGCGGCGCAAAGCACGTCAATCTTGACCGCACCCCCATTACCCCGAAAGTTTTTTGTAGTTCTGAAACAAATTGGTGACGGAACTGAAAAAATGTACGACTATTTGACTCATGGGGAATGTAGCAAACGGACAGATACGATCTGGCGTTGCCGCCGTGTTGGGTCTCACGGCCATGGTCGGGCTCGGTGCCTGTACCACCGGCGAAACGTCTAGCCTCTCGCAACAGCGTCCAGTGGTGGCCGCTGAAGCTTTGGTTTTGCCGCCTCCTTCCGTTCCCGATACCGCGGCAAACACCGATTTCTTTCAATATCTTGATGCGCGAACCACGATCCGCGCCGGACTCCGGGGCATCGCCCAGCGCTACATCGATCTCGTCGATATGGATGTGTTGGCCTTAAACGGCATACGTGGGCTCGCCACCATCGACCCGGCGCTCCAGATCGGCCAGGAGGACGGCATGATCCGGCTGATCCTCGCCGACCAAAACGTCGCCGACTTCGCCCGCCCGCTGAGCGCCGATCCCGCAGCTTGGGCGCGCCTGACCACCGACATCATCCGCGCCGGACGGCACCAATCGGCCGATTTGCTGGATGCCGACAACGAGCGCGTCTACGAAGCTCTGTTCGACGGCATGCTGGCGGGGCTCGACGTCTTTTCGCGTTATTCCGGCGCCGAAGAGGCCCGCGCCAACCGTGCCCGCCGCGACGGCTTTGGCGGCATCGGCATCCGCTTCACCAAAACGGACGACACCATCCTCATTACCCACGTCCAAGAAGATAGCCCCGCACACACCGTCGGGCTGCGTCCCGGTGACCTGATCCTCAAGGTTGGCGAAGACGCCACCGCCGCGATGTCCTTGCGCCAAGTGGCGCAACACCTGCGTGGTCCTGTAGGCAGCCCCTTGACGTTGAGCATCGCACGCCTGGACAGCGACGTTGGCCGACCGGACCGCCAGATCAGCTTCAACCTTAACCGCGCGCACATCGTCCCCGAAACCGTGCGCGCCAGCGTCGAAGACGATCTCTTGAAGCTGACCGTTAGCGGGTTCAACAAGAATACCTCGACGAGCATGCTGAACGTCTTGCGCAAGAACGATGAAGCTTTCCAGAGCGGCCGCCTCAAAGGCGTGGTCATGGATTTGCGCGGCAATCCAGGCGGGCTTTTGTCGCAATCTGTGAGTGTCGCCGACTTGTTCTTGAACCAAGGCCGCATCATTTCCACCCGGGGTCGCCATCCCGATAGCTTCCACGATTACCGCGCCGGGGGCGCGGATTTGATCGACGGCAAGCCCTTGATCGTGCTGGTCGATGGCGACAGCGCATCCGCCGCCGAAATCGTCGCCAGCGCCCTTCAAGACCTGGGCCGCGCCGTGGTGATCGGGTCGTCGTCCTATGGCAAGGGCACCGTGCAAACCGTCATTCGGCTGCCCAATGACGGTGAGATGACCTTAACCTGGTCACGTCTCGTGTCCCCCTCGGGCTACGCCCTGCACGGGCTGGGCGTTATGCCGGCCGTGTGCGCCACCAACACGCCGATAGGCGACACTGCGGCCATCTTGGCCCTAGATCACATCGATGGGCAGCTCGAAGCTATGTCCTCATGGCGCGCCGCAGGCATGATTTTCGACGGCAGACGTCCACAATTGCGCGATTCTTGCCCGGCTAAGACCTTCCAAGCCGACAAAAATGGCGATCTTTTGATGCAATTGGCCAGCCGCGTGATCCACGACCCATCCCTGTATCAGCGCGCATTGCTGCAGCCGGAACCCATCAACACCGCCTCGCGACGTTAAATCGCACGATCCACACAACGATAGTCTTGACATCGGCGCTAAGGTCCGTATTTTACGCCGCTCATACGTTTTCACGGATTTATGGCGGAGCAAAAGAAATGGCCAAGCCGACCACCATCCTGATCAAGCTGGTCAGCACCGCTGACACGGGTTACTACTACGTGACCAAGAAGAACCCGCGCAACACGACCGAAAAGATGGAATTTCGTAAATACGATCCGGTCGTGCGCAAGCACGTGATCTTCAAGGAAGCCAAAATTAAATAAGGCTTTCCAGCACCAGGAATAAACAAAACGCGCCCTCACCGGGGCGCGTTTTTGTTTGTTCAGTTAGGCCGATGCAAAAAGTAGCCGAGGCTGGGGACTTAGCCCAAAAATTTAGAAAGCGTGTCGAGGAAGTTGGGCACGGAAATCGGCTTGGCGATATATCCCTCACAGCCGCCTTCACGGATTTTTTCCTCATCGCCCTTCATGGCGAAGGCCGTCACGGCGATCACTGGAATGTGCTTGAGGTCGTCGTCGGCCTTCAGCATCTTGGTGATTTCAAGCCCGGAAATTTCCGGTAGCTGGATGTCCATCAAGATCAAGTCAGGCGTGTGTTCACGCGCCAAGTTCAGCGCATCGCGACCGTCCTTTGTTTGCACGGTTTCATAGCCGTGTGCCTGCAATAGATCGTTGAAGAGCTTCATGTTCAATTCGTTGTCTTCAACGATCAGGATGGTCTTGGCCATGGTCTTTCCTTCGGCTTCGGGGCTTCATGAAGAAAGGCGTGCCCCGGAACGATTCGATGAGTATTCGAATTCCCCCATAAGGAGAACCCCTCTTACAGGCTTGATGATGGATCATTCCGAACGGCAAGTCAAACACCTCAAGCGCTTCAAACCTAGCAGGAAATTCTTCTATTTCAAAGCGGACTCGACGCCCATTTGCCATAAAAAAATGGCCGTCACATAGTGTGACGGCCAAGTTGGGATTGGGGAAAACATGGAGAAACCGGAAACGTCGTGCTCAGTAGCCTACTGGTGTGCTCAGCACCATCGGATCGATCAAACCCAAAGCCATCAAAAACAGCGAAAATGCGAGGCCTATAGCTTTGATCTTCGTCATGAGACATCCTCGTGCGACCAAATGTCCGGTGATGGAAAAACCATCGATGATATGATCATGATGGCTTACTCAATTTTTTTCTGTGACACCCATCACTCAAACATCGCAAAACCGCACATTTTTTGCGGTTATTTACCCCAACCTCATATGTGCAAAAACGTTTAAGGTTAGAAACATACCCACCATGCTGGAACAGTTCGTGAAAAAAACCATTGTGAATTGAGCCCAATCGGACAAAAATCCCCACAAGTGGGCACGAGATAATCCAAATGAGTAAGAGACTGTCTTGCTAGACCCACAACCGTGCGTCCAAGTAATCCCCGCGAAAGGGAGTAAGCCTTGCTCAAGTCTCTCAGTGCGAAAATCATCGCCGCTGCCGTTGTTCTGATCACCATCAGTTCGGCAGCCGATTTCATCATCGCCTCCAGCATTAATTCGACCCTCAATTCCGAAACCGAGGCACTCACGCATCGCATGCAGGGCGCCATCGTCGAGAAGGATCGTCTGATCAACACGCTGCTTGGCGAAAACTTGACCACGGCCGAGAAAAACCTCGAGGCTGAGCACGCCAAGGCGATCGCAGAGAACACCCTGCATACGGAAGAGACCCGCAAGTTCCTAGAAGGCACGCGCAACGGCATCGCGACATCGAGCCTGACGCTGATCAAAAATGCCATGATGATGGGCGAAGCCGCTTCCGCCCAGGACATGATGGACACGCTGTTGGAGAATCCCGATATCTACGCCATCAACCTGTGGCGCATCACCGGCGAACTGGCGTTCCGCGACAACAAAACCATCAACGAGGTCAACGCGCTTGCCGGCGACGAAGCCTTCGCCCCGCGCAAGGAACAAGAACCGATCTTTATCGAAGACGCGCGCTTCGATACCATGAGCGAGGTTGTACAAAGCTATAAAAGCGGATTGATCACCACCGGCGAAGTCGAAAACGACGACGGCCAAATGGAACCGGTCGAATACGCTTATTATCTCCTGGAGAACGAAGAAAACTGCCAGGGCTGTCACGGCGAAACCACTCGTCCGCGCGGTGTTTTGGAAGTCGCCGTTTCGCGCGCCGCATTGATCGCGCTGGAAAAATCAGCCGCCGAAAAGCTGGCGGAAATGGAAAGCCTGCAAGATAGCGAGCGCAAGAAATTGCAGCGCGCCAATGCCGACAACTCCTTCACCGTCAAGCAACAGACGGACGCCGTCAACACCGAGGTCACCCAAGGTAAAACCCGGGTAGAAGAGGCCCAGTCAAGCGCGTCGACCATGTCTGTCGCGTCCAAGATCGGTTTCTTCATCGCCACCGTTGGCGTGCTGTTTTTGGTCTTGAACACGCTTTTGACCAAGCCCGTTCACGCCATGACTGAGGCCATGGGCCGCTTGGCCGACGGCGATCTCGACGCCGACATTCCCGCTTCCGGTCGTGAAGATGAAATCGGCCTCATGGCCTCGGCCGTGCAAGTGTTCAAGGACAATGCCATCGAGGTCAAACGCCTGGAAGGCGAACACGCTGAAACCGAGCGCCGCGCGGTGCGCGACAAAGCCAAAGCCATGCAAGAATTGGCCGACGCGTTTGAAAGCAGCGTCGGCACGGTGGTTAAAGCCGTCAGCACTGCCGCGAGCGCTATGGAAAGTTCGTCGGAAGGTCTTGCCTCGACGGCGGAACAAACGTCCGACCGTTCCCAAGCCGTCACCAATGCTGCTGAGCAGGCGTCCGCCAACGTACAAACCGTCGCATCGGCAGCAGAAGAACTGTCCGCCGCAATTTCCGAAATTTCTCGCCAGGTTGCTCAATCGACCATGATCGCCAACGAAGCCGTCAGTGAAATCGACAGCACCAACGAGAAAGTTCAAGGCTTGGCCGATGCCGCCAACCGCATCGGTGAAGTGGTGGCGCTGATCACCGACATCGCGGATCAAACCAACCTTTTGGCGCTGAACGCAACCATCGAAGCCGCTCGCGCGGGCGAAGCCGGCAAAGGCTTTGCCGTTGTGGCGGGCGAGGTGAAAAATCTCGCCAACCAGACCGCCAAGGCGACCGAAGAAATCTCAACCCAGATCGACGCCATCCAAGGCGCGACGGAAGAGGCGGTCGGCGCCATCAAAAGCATTGGTGGCACCATTAACCGCATCAGCGAAATCGCCTCAACCATCGCCTCTGCGGTTGAAGAACAAGGCGCGGCGACCCAGGAAATCGCCCGCAACGTCGAACACGCCGCCAGCGGCACCACGGAAGTCACGACATCGATCCGCGAAGTCAACCGCGCGGCGGAAGACACCGGCGTCGCCGCCACCGACATCCGCACCGCGGCCCACGAACTGAGCCAGCAATCGGCCAGCTTGAGCGACGAGGTCGCCAATTTCCTCGTCGCCATTCGGCCTAAGCCGCAAGACTTGGCTTAAGCAGTTATCGAAATCAAAAAAGCCGGGCACGCCGCCCGGCTTTTTTTTCGTCTCGACTTCACCTTGGTTAGCGGCGCGTCTATTCGCCCCGCACGTCCTCGACCATGTCTTCGAGGCGCTCAAGATCCTTGACCACCAGCGCGTCCTTTTGTCGTTCGACGATGCCTTTGCGCGCCAAGTCGTTCATCACTCGCGCCACCGTTTCACGGGTGGTGCTGACGCGCGACGCGACGTCGGAATGAATCGGGATCGGCTTGATCACCGCCGTCATGTCGTCTTCGGTGACTTTGCGCGCCAAACGCAGCAGGTCGGCATGGATGCGGTTGTTCGCCCCCAGCGTCGACAGGTCCATGATGCGCATGGTCGATGTGCGCACCAGATGTGCAAGATGCTTCATCAGTTTCAAGGCGATGGCGGGATGATCCAAAACCATTTGATGGAATTGGTCGGACGGTAGCGAGGCGATCCGCGCTTCTTCCAACGCCATCACGCTGGCTGAACGCGGCAGACCGTCGATGGCCGCAAGTTCGCCGAAATGGCTACCTGGCTCGAGATCGTCGAAGGTGATCTCGCGTCCGGATAGGGAATAGTTCACCACCCGCACGCGCCCGGCAGCAACCAGAAAAATATCGCGGGTGTCGGAATGCTGATCGATGACCTGCTCACCGGCGCCGTAGGTGCGCCAACGACAGTTCTTCTCGACGACGGCGATTTCATCGTCGTCGAGTTCGGACAGCAAACGAATATCTCTGAGCGTATCGGTCACGCTTCCCCTCCTGACGGCGTCCTGGTTTCGGTCTTGAATTTGGGCCGCCGTTCTCGTCATTCCATCTGGCATGACAGTATCCCCTAAAACAGTTAACCAATTTTTGAGCTTTATTCACAACACTCTTCATTAGAGAGAACGTTTTAAATGCTCTCTTTCATCCACCCGATACCGGTTTTTCGCAGAAAACCTGGGATTCGGGTGAAAATGATTCGCAACTGCGTCGGAGGGGAGAATCCGAATCCGTCGCTCAGGAGGATTAGAATCATGGCAAAAACGGCCCAACTGGCCGTGCCTCAAGGGGATCAGAAGATCGCCGAGGGAAAAAAAAGCGGATTCGCAGAAAATCCGCACCACACTGCTCCCCGCGTAGAAGCGCGGTCACTTAGAGGTACATTCGCAAAGTCGATTTGTTCGGCGCATGGTCTGGCGACCCTAAAGGATCGCGACGCGTGCGACGACGGCGTACCGTGCGCAAAGCTGTCCGAATGCATGGGACAGGCGGACGCGACCATTCGTTATCTAGAGCTTCGCAAACGACTGATGGAAGACGATTAAGCGCCCAACCCGCTTGCCAAGTCCGTTGGCGCGAGCTTTCAGGCCTTAGACCGCCAACGCCACACCACCGCGGCGCGGGTCGCCGCCGCCGCATATCGCCTTCTTAGCGCTATCGTATTCAACGGCATGGACGCCGCCGAAAAACAGGTTCTGCGCCTCCCACAATTTGCATTGTGCGTAGGCATCTCTCAGTTGCTCACCTACGCCTTCGCCAAACCCCGCCTCGACGTTCAGCACGTCGCGTTCGAAATGGATGCGCGGCAGTTCCACGGCATCTTGCACATGCACGCCGAATTCCAAGATGGCCAAGATCACCTGCAAGATCGCGGTGCGGATACGGTTCGATCCGCCCGAGCCCAGCGCCACCAACAAGCCGTCCGGATGCTGGATCAAGCTTGGCGCCATCATCGACGATAGGCGCTTGTCCTCTGGCCACTGGTGGAAGCCCTTGGGGTTGATGTCTTCCTCGCCCAGCATGTTGTTGAACACCACCCCGGTGTTCGGCGCGATATAGGCCGAGCCTTCGCCGTTGGAAAGGGTCATGGATGCGGCATTGCCGGCGCGGTCGATAACGCTGACATGGGTGGTGCCACGATGTGACGCAGGCTGCCCCAGAACCTCGGCGCGATAGCGCGCCAGGAAGTCGGGGTCGAGCAACATTTCCGCGCCACTTTCGGGATGCAGGTTCAAGCCGCTTTCGACCCGCGCCTGATTGCTCAACGCCATCACCTGGGCCAAGCGATCCAAATGCGCGAACGATCCATAGCCCAATTTGCCCAGTCCGGTGCCTGCGATCAATTTGAGGGCGAAGGCGATCAGGATGCCGCCCACCGAGGGCGGCGGATTGGTCAGAATGCGCGCGCCTTCGAATTCCACCACCAGGGGGCTGCGCTTAATCACCTCGTAGCGCTCGAAATCGGCGCGTTGCAAATGGCCGCCCCGATCTTCGCAATCGCGCGCAACGCTGGCCGCGACCTCGCCGCGATAAAACAAATCGTCGCCTTCGTGGGCCAAGGCTTCCAAGAAATCGGCCTTGGCCACCACCGCCATGTGTTCGCCCGCGCCGATCAGCCTGTCGGGATTTGCGGGACTGGCGTATTGGGCGCGGCACTCGGGCGTCGCCATGTAAATCGGTCCGACAACTTCGAAAATATAGGCTTGTAGCGGCGACAGCTTGAAGCCGCGCCGTGCCAATTCGATGGCGGGTTGGATGATGTCCTTGATCGGCATGCGGCCTAAATCGCGATGGATCTCGAACGCGCCGCGCACCGCGCCGGGCGTGGCGATGGATCCCATGCCGATGTGAAATTCCTGGGTGGTCGCGCCGAAATCGGCCACCACCGGGTGAAAATCGACTTCGGTGCTTTTGCGCCTGGGGGTGTGAGCGAAAAAATCGTAAAGCAGCGGCTTGCCGGTTTCGGGCGCGGCCAGCAAAAAGCCCCCGCCGCCAAGGCTCGACAACACCGGTTCGGCCACACTCGATGCAAATAGCGCCGCCAGCGCGGCGTCGAAGGCGTTGCCGCCGGATTTCAAAATTTCCGCAGCGACCCGGGCGGTTTCCCCGTCTCCGGCCGCAACGGCGCCGTATTTTGCCAAACCGATCGTTCCCCCTCAGGTGTTGATGTGCGCCGGAGCCTATCCATTGACGTGCGGGCGGGCAATACTCATGTCTATAACCGATCCCCCGGCTCAATCCTATTTCGGACATAATTTATTGGTTAAACTAGCCCCCATGATGCAAAAAATGCTGCCCATCGCCATCGCGACCCTGCTGCTGAGCGGCTGCGTCGCCCATGCCACCCCCGTCCCCCCCGCAGATAAGACTGCTGACCAGGAACGCCGCGGCACTTCATGCGTGGCGGCTGGAACATGGTTCGATCCCGCCGCGCAAAAGACACTGTCGGCAGACCACGTGATCGAACGCTTGCGCGACAAAGACGTCGTGCTGTTGGGTGAAACCCATGTCATCGCCGACCACCACCGTTGGCAACTTCAAACCATCGCCCAACTGTATGCCCAGCGTCCCGACATGATCTTGGGCTTCGAGGCTTTTCCCCGCCGGGTGCAAAGCGCGCTGGATCGCTGGGTTGCCGGCGAGCTCAGCGAAAAACAGTTCCTCAAGGAAAGCGACTGGGAAACGGTGTGGAAATTCGATGCCGCGCAATATATGCCGTTGTTTCATTTCGCACGCTTGAACCGCGTGCCGATGGTGGCGTTGAACGTGGACCGTTCCTTGATCCGCGAAATTTCCGCCAAGGGCTGGAAAAACGTGCCCCAAGAACACAAACGCGGCGTCGGCGACCCGGTGCCCGCCACGCCCGGTTATTTGGCAATGCTGAGCAGCGTCTACGGTCGTCACGACAACGACAATGGCAAGGAAAACGGTGCGCCCAAAGGCCCCGGCTTGGAAGACCCGATGTTTTCCAACTTCGTCGACGTGCAGCTGACCTGGGACCGCGCCATGGCCGAAGCCGCCGACACGGCGCTCAAAGACGCCCAAGCCGAAGGCCGCGACCCGCGCATGGTCGCCATCATCGGACGCGGCCACATGGATCATTTTTACGGCGTGCCGGAGCAGCTCAAGGCCTTGGGCCGCCAAGATGTCGCGGTGCTCACCCCGTGGGATCAACTGCGCAAATGCGACGAACTGCGCGCACCAGACGGCACCCCTGCCGCAGACGTAGTGTTCGGCATCGAACACACGGCGGATATGATGGAACCCGAAAAGCCTAAGCTGGGCGTACTGATCGAAGGCACCGACCAAGGCGTTCGCATCGA
This region of Magnetovibrio sp. genomic DNA includes:
- the topA gene encoding type I DNA topoisomerase encodes the protein MHVVVVESPAKAKTINKYLGSDYKVLASYGHIRDLPSKDGSVRPDEDFAMDWEIDARSAKQVKEIADAMKGADALYLATDPDREGEAIAWHVREVLDKKKLLKDKTVKRVVFNEITKSAIQEAFSKPRELDHELVDAYMARRALDYLVGFTLSPVLWRKLPGSRSAGRVQSVALKLLCERETEIEAFRPQEYWSVQGAFDTGAGIMVNANLTVLNGEKLDKMSLKTEADAKRAQTAIESGPFSVASIEKKQTRRNPPPPFTTSTLQQDASRKLHFSAKKTMQVAQRLYEGVNIGGETVGLITYMRTDGVTMAGEAVGACRSLIGKNYGEAYLPDQPRVYKSKAKNAQEAHEAIRPTDVFRKPKDMAGHLDADQLKLYELIWKRTVACQMEPVVLDQVAVDIAQAERTVVMRATGSMIAFDGFYRLYTEGRDDDNGKGDDEERILPDMREGQALGLKEVLPEQHFTQPPPRYSEASLVKKLEELGIGRPSTYASIISVLQDRNYVTLDKRRFFPEDRGRLVTTFLQSFFERYVEYGFTADLEEKLDDISGGRIKWKTVLDEFWRNFSADVDGIKELRVREVLDTLDEVLAPHFFPEPEKAGDPDPRKCPTCDDGKLSLKLGKFGAFIGCSNYPECRFTRPLVTPQNGDGDPLAAELEKGPKVLGVDPETQLEVTLRKGPYGVYVQRGDVDPEDKKFKPKRSSLPMGENAAELTFERALGLLSLPRKIGPHPEDGQMIQAGIGRFGPYLQYAGMYVSLKEDDPVEIGLNRAVTLIADSGKKPPVEVGKHPDDNKPILLKTGRWGPFITHNRDRANLPKDLDKDDLTLEKAIELINAKAKPKKAPAKKKASPKKATAKKPAAKKKAPVKKKAAPKTKPKADTEKAAS
- the rnr gene encoding ribonuclease R, producing the protein MSKHTPHVAPFPTKEQILEFIKDSPGRVGKREIARAFHLDAEQKMQLKKVLKDLKDEGQLQSSRKRFADPTALPPVTVLEVTATDLDGELLARPVVWDSPLEPPVIYMAPVRRGQGALGIGDRVLARMTRIDDTEDGKPAYEGNTIRRLEHAPADVLGVYKLDRAGNGRLRSTDRRQKDEFVVVDLNDIDIAEGDLVRAEVLPGKKLGLRQVKLREKINRTGAQAITQIAIYDRSIPVEFPEDALKQARAAGPATMENRVDLRDVPLITIDGEDARDFDDAVFAEADDDPNNPGGWHLIVAIADVSWYVRPNDALDQSAFVRGNSVYFPDRVVPMLPEELSNGWCSLRPDEDHPCLAAHMWIDSEGHLKRHKFVRAMMRSVARTTYTQIENAHDGKPDDLTTPLLEPVIAPLYGAYRTLLKAREQRGVLELDLAERQIVLADDGTVAKVVERERFDSHKLIEEFMVLANVAAAETLERLKQPCMYRIHDEPSLEKLESLREFLEGVNIPFAKGQVVRASHFNQILAKVKDTANSHLVSEVVLRSQAQAVYSPENIGHFGLALRRYCHFTSPIRRYADLLVHRALVRGLKLGEGGLEDDHKDFKDQGEHLSVTERNAAGAERDAVDRFTALYLSDKVGNIFKGRINGVTRFGVFVTLDETGADGLVPIRSLGEDFFVHDEHNHVLWGRETGYEYHLGDKVEVLIVEADPITGSTVFQITQGGRQGKPRPDGRGKGKFAGAPGKGRPVGKANGKPKKSKGKSRASRRKARQS
- a CDS encoding S41 family peptidase — protein: MLGLTAMVGLGACTTGETSSLSQQRPVVAAEALVLPPPSVPDTAANTDFFQYLDARTTIRAGLRGIAQRYIDLVDMDVLALNGIRGLATIDPALQIGQEDGMIRLILADQNVADFARPLSADPAAWARLTTDIIRAGRHQSADLLDADNERVYEALFDGMLAGLDVFSRYSGAEEARANRARRDGFGGIGIRFTKTDDTILITHVQEDSPAHTVGLRPGDLILKVGEDATAAMSLRQVAQHLRGPVGSPLTLSIARLDSDVGRPDRQISFNLNRAHIVPETVRASVEDDLLKLTVSGFNKNTSTSMLNVLRKNDEAFQSGRLKGVVMDLRGNPGGLLSQSVSVADLFLNQGRIISTRGRHPDSFHDYRAGGADLIDGKPLIVLVDGDSASAAEIVASALQDLGRAVVIGSSSYGKGTVQTVIRLPNDGEMTLTWSRLVSPSGYALHGLGVMPAVCATNTPIGDTAAILALDHIDGQLEAMSSWRAAGMIFDGRRPQLRDSCPAKTFQADKNGDLLMQLASRVIHDPSLYQRALLQPEPINTASRR
- the rpmG gene encoding 50S ribosomal protein L33, coding for MAKPTTILIKLVSTADTGYYYVTKKNPRNTTEKMEFRKYDPVVRKHVIFKEAKIK
- a CDS encoding response regulator: MAKTILIVEDNELNMKLFNDLLQAHGYETVQTKDGRDALNLAREHTPDLILMDIQLPEISGLEITKMLKADDDLKHIPVIAVTAFAMKGDEEKIREGGCEGYIAKPISVPNFLDTLSKFLG